The Coffea arabica cultivar ET-39 chromosome 8e, Coffea Arabica ET-39 HiFi, whole genome shotgun sequence genome window below encodes:
- the LOC113702889 gene encoding uncharacterized protein isoform X1, whose translation MATLRYLLSKTTPKTLTQILSSCRFSHSSVHHSTSPPYYSLLRSLQSLFSREFHSYSNSGFRSFSSASDYVIQDTDSSVATALNLDNRVPATVITGFLGSGKTTLLNHILTSNHGKRIAVIENEFGEVDIDGSLVASHSSSNEDIIMVNNGCLCCTVRGDLVKMLLELVKTKRDKFDHIVIETTGLAKPGPVIETFCTDELVSRYVKLDGVVTLVDSKHVIQHLDEVKPRFVVNEAVEQVAYADRIILNKIDLVTGADLEVLMKRIKHINGMAQIKKAKFGVVDMDFVLGVGGYDLDRIDSEVESGAEHHKGHGHHHDHVHDSAVSSVSIVSEGTLDLDEVDDWLERLLEEKEDDLYRMKGVLSVTGSEERYVFQGVHSTLDGCPGKTWGPGEKRVNKLVFIGRNLDETALRKGFKGCLVSESE comes from the exons GTCTCCAGTCCTTATTTTCCAGGGAATTCCATTCTTATTCCAATTCCGGTTTTAGAAGCTTTTCGTCTGCATCTGATTATGTAATTCAGGACACTGATTCTTCCGTTGCCACTGCATTAAACCTCGATAACCGGGTTCCGGCCACCGTCATCACTGGCTTTCTTGGCTCCGGCAAG ACTACTCTGTTAAATCATATATTGACATCTAATCATGGTAAGAGAATTGCTGTGATAGAAAATGAG TTTGGTGAGGTGGACATTGATGGTTCGTTAGTTGCTAGCCATTCCTCCTCAAATGAGGACATTATCATGGTTAATAATGGTTGTCTATGTTGTACTGTTAGAGGAGATCTTGTTAAAATGCTTCTGGAGTTGGTTAAGACGAAGCGAGACAAATTTGATCATATTGTTATAGAAACAACAG gtCTTGCAAAACCTGGTCCTGTCATTGAAACATTTTGTACTGATGAGTTGGTTTCACGTTATGTGAAACTTGATGGAGTAGTTACTCTAGTTGACTCCAAGCATGTCATTCAACATCTGGATGAGGTAAAACCAAGATTCGTGGTTAATGAAGCTGTGGAACAAGTTGCTTATGCGGATCGTATTATCTTGAATAAG ATAGATTTGGTAACGGGGGCTGACCTGGAGGTCTTGATGAAAAGAATTAAG CACATCAACGGGATGGCTCAAATAAAGAAAGCTAAATTTGGAGTGGTGGATATGGACTTTGTTTTAGGAGTAGGAGGTTATGATCTTGACAG GATTGACTCCGAAGTTGAATCAGGTG CAGAGCATCACAAGGGACATGGACATCATCATGACCATGTACATGATTCTGCTGTCTCTAGTGTTAGTATCGTTTCTGAGGGAACCTTAGACCTAGATGAG GTTGATGACTGGCTTGAAAGATTacttgaagaaaaagaagatgacTTGTACAGGATGAAAGGAGTTCTTTCTGTGACCGGTTCGGAAGAGCGTTATGTTTTCCAG GGAGTACATTCTACATTGGATGGCTGCCCCGGAAAGACATGGGGACCAGGGGAGAAAAGGGTTAACAAGCTTGTATTTATCGGAAGAAACTTGGATGAAACTGCCCTAAGGAAAGGATTCAAGGGCTGTTTAGTGTCAGAATCTGAATAG